From the genome of Sulfurovum sp. NBC37-1, one region includes:
- a CDS encoding tetratricopeptide repeat protein, with protein sequence MKLLWIILLAAGLTAGEFEEAVAEYNQGNYIKALDTFYVLAKEGHPKAQFNVGLIYANGKGVNKDIYQAKEWYKKAAEQGNTAAQYNLAKLIAQKTDKKNSHVNEQIIYWYEKAAEGGQKEAMNDLALLYLKGNGVKQNKRKAFELFKKAAQLGDTSAQINLALMYAWGEGIPNDKVKAYKNLKQALKQGKTEASVYLERLCKESNWACQND encoded by the coding sequence ATGAAATTATTATGGATCATATTGCTTGCTGCCGGACTTACTGCAGGTGAATTTGAGGAGGCTGTAGCTGAATATAACCAGGGGAACTATATCAAGGCACTCGATACCTTTTATGTTCTGGCAAAAGAGGGACATCCCAAAGCACAGTTCAATGTAGGGCTGATCTATGCCAATGGCAAAGGGGTGAACAAAGACATCTATCAGGCAAAGGAGTGGTATAAGAAAGCTGCGGAGCAGGGTAATACTGCTGCACAGTACAACCTGGCAAAACTGATCGCACAAAAAACTGACAAGAAAAATTCCCATGTGAATGAACAGATAATATACTGGTATGAAAAAGCTGCCGAGGGAGGCCAAAAAGAGGCGATGAACGACCTTGCACTACTCTATTTGAAAGGTAATGGCGTCAAACAAAACAAACGCAAAGCCTTCGAGCTTTTCAAAAAAGCCGCACAACTGGGTGATACTTCGGCACAGATCAATCTTGCGCTGATGTATGCCTGGGGTGAGGGAATCCCCAATGACAAGGTCAAAGCCTACAAGAATCTGAAGCAGGCACTCAAACAGGGTAAGACAGAAGCCTCTGTCTACCTTGAGCGACTCTGTAAAGAGAGCAACTGGGCCTGCCAAAACGATTAA
- a CDS encoding tyrosine-type recombinase/integrase, with protein sequence MARITNPLTDKEIKAAKPKEKEYKLFDGGGLYLSITPKGQKWWRLKYRFDGKEKRISLGVYPNTSLQDARQQREDFKTQIAKGIDPSRERKEKKEAVKAEVFKSRNTFKSICLEWIELQRPQMAEATLSKYERTLEKDFYAPLGDKSMNDITRHDLITIAQVIQDRGAVETAHRSLGLCNRIWRYALQFDKVGHNIVSDISKKDVLRSYKNKSFKTITDEVRIGELMNAIDNYTGEFTTKSALRLLPLTFVRPHNIRYAEWSEFDLENGIWTIPAEKMKMKKEHKLPLAPQAVKILKEIYPYTNDAKYVFHSPISRLKAISENTLNMALKRLDFGGEIVSHGFRAMFSTLAYESGKFRSEVIEDLLAHQEANQVKKAYNRAAYDAEKREIVEWYADYLENVKIKERINK encoded by the coding sequence ATGGCACGTATCACTAACCCCCTGACAGACAAAGAGATCAAGGCTGCGAAACCAAAGGAAAAAGAGTACAAACTCTTTGATGGAGGAGGTCTTTACCTATCAATTACTCCAAAAGGTCAGAAGTGGTGGCGTTTGAAATATCGCTTTGATGGAAAAGAGAAGCGTATCTCATTAGGAGTGTACCCTAATACCTCTCTCCAGGATGCAAGGCAGCAAAGAGAAGATTTTAAAACACAAATAGCTAAAGGTATCGACCCATCACGAGAACGTAAAGAGAAAAAGGAAGCGGTCAAAGCTGAGGTTTTCAAGAGCCGGAACACCTTTAAAAGCATTTGCCTTGAATGGATAGAGCTTCAACGTCCACAAATGGCAGAAGCCACACTCTCTAAGTATGAAAGGACTCTGGAGAAAGACTTTTATGCTCCTCTGGGAGATAAGAGCATGAATGACATCACCCGTCACGACCTCATCACCATAGCTCAGGTCATACAGGACAGAGGTGCAGTAGAAACCGCCCACCGTTCATTAGGATTATGTAACCGTATTTGGCGGTATGCCTTACAGTTTGACAAAGTAGGTCATAACATTGTCAGCGATATTTCCAAAAAGGATGTATTGCGATCCTATAAGAATAAAAGCTTTAAAACCATAACCGATGAGGTGCGTATCGGTGAACTTATGAATGCTATTGACAATTACACTGGAGAGTTTACAACCAAATCAGCATTAAGGTTACTACCCCTTACTTTTGTCCGACCTCACAATATCCGTTATGCTGAGTGGTCAGAGTTTGATCTCGAAAATGGGATATGGACTATCCCAGCAGAAAAAATGAAAATGAAAAAGGAACATAAGCTACCACTTGCACCACAGGCGGTAAAAATCCTTAAAGAGATATACCCTTATACCAATGATGCAAAGTATGTATTCCACAGCCCTATAAGCCGTTTAAAGGCTATTTCGGAGAACACGCTCAATATGGCACTTAAACGCCTTGATTTTGGCGGTGAGATAGTTTCACACGGATTTAGAGCTATGTTCAGTACATTAGCTTATGAGAGTGGTAAGTTCAGGAGTGAAGTGATCGAGGATCTGTTAGCCCACCAAGAAGCGAACCAAGTCAAAAAAGCATACAACCGTGCAGCATATGATGCGGAAAAAAGAGAGATCGTTGAGTGGTATGCTGATTATTTGGAAAATGTAAAAATTAAAGAAAGGATTAATAAATGA
- a CDS encoding AAA family ATPase codes for MNKKIALLKTELGKAVIGQDVMIEGLLVGLLCDGHILVEGVPGLAKTTTINALAKAIGLDFKRIQFTPDLLPSDIIGAQIYNPQDHTFSIKKGPLFTNLLLADEINRAPAKVQSALLEVMQERQVTIAEETFKLESPFLVMATQNPIEQEGVYALPEAQLDRFMMKIVVHHNSEEEELEIMRKGAQNGFGEVQQVIEKAEISQLQKAIYDIHIDKELEQYIVQLISATRAPKKFGLEKIADDIMYGVSPRASIDLYKAAKAKAFLRGNDFVTPADIGYMIHNVLRHRIVLSYEARAKGVSTDEVISAIVETLPIP; via the coding sequence ATGAATAAAAAAATAGCATTACTTAAAACAGAACTGGGCAAAGCAGTCATCGGTCAGGACGTCATGATAGAAGGGCTGCTTGTCGGTTTGCTTTGTGACGGGCATATCCTGGTCGAGGGGGTACCTGGACTGGCGAAGACTACTACGATCAATGCCCTTGCCAAGGCGATCGGCCTCGACTTCAAACGGATTCAGTTCACGCCCGACCTTCTTCCCTCGGACATCATCGGTGCACAGATCTACAACCCTCAGGACCATACATTCAGTATCAAGAAAGGCCCGCTTTTTACCAATCTTCTGCTTGCCGATGAGATCAACCGTGCTCCGGCCAAAGTGCAGTCCGCTCTGCTTGAAGTGATGCAGGAACGCCAGGTGACCATTGCCGAAGAGACTTTCAAACTTGAATCTCCCTTCCTGGTTATGGCGACACAGAACCCCATCGAGCAGGAGGGTGTCTATGCGCTGCCCGAAGCGCAGCTCGACAGATTTATGATGAAGATCGTCGTGCACCATAACTCCGAAGAGGAGGAGCTGGAGATTATGCGCAAGGGTGCCCAGAACGGTTTTGGAGAAGTGCAGCAGGTAATTGAGAAAGCGGAGATCTCCCAGCTGCAGAAAGCTATCTATGACATTCACATAGACAAAGAACTGGAACAGTACATTGTCCAGCTCATCTCTGCGACCAGGGCCCCAAAGAAGTTCGGTCTTGAAAAAATTGCAGATGATATTATGTACGGTGTCAGCCCCAGGGCCTCCATAGACCTTTACAAAGCCGCCAAAGCGAAAGCCTTTCTGCGCGGGAACGATTTCGTTACCCCTGCAGACATAGGATACATGATACACAATGTCCTGCGTCACCGCATCGTACTTTCCTACGAGGCAAGGGCCAAAGGCGTGAGTACGGATGAGGTTATCAGTGCGATCGTTGAGACACTGCCAATACCTTGA
- a CDS encoding BatD family protein, producing MKHIPGRAVFLFLSAFVLLHGENFVYDFHISKQNAYEKEPLLLSIDLNQTNEDVVLFFHFGIEKNDAFLVEQIDSTQDNTLHHARIHYRYILYPLRTGDINVSFDLVERVTDEEKVAYSFSGDRDDFKKLETKDRKVDVSPIALHVNALPKSTQLVGDFKLSYDIKKHQAQSYEPIAMKIILEGEGYPPVLERLYPDGDDFTLFTQKPLVQKIPLKDHLKYRVTYIMALSHDKSFDLPPLQLHAFDPRLKKAYQLTIPKQHFDITPAEVKDLVDKTDNPQPLHFDFSWLGSLLGYIVVFFAGYMTAISLKWKRKVTAEKIDPLIGKVEACKDEKALMQLLMAVDSKRFEKAINALEKSLYGKGKTNFKQIKQEVLESMK from the coding sequence ATGAAACACATCCCTGGTAGGGCCGTATTCCTCTTTCTGTCCGCTTTCGTGCTGCTTCATGGAGAGAACTTCGTTTACGACTTTCATATCAGCAAGCAGAACGCGTATGAGAAAGAACCCCTGCTGCTCAGTATCGACCTAAACCAGACCAATGAGGATGTGGTACTTTTCTTTCATTTCGGCATTGAAAAGAACGATGCCTTCCTCGTGGAGCAGATCGACTCGACACAGGACAATACCCTGCACCATGCCAGGATACACTACCGTTATATACTCTATCCGTTAAGGACAGGGGATATTAATGTCTCTTTCGATCTTGTCGAGCGGGTGACCGATGAGGAGAAAGTGGCCTACTCCTTTTCCGGAGACCGTGACGATTTCAAAAAGCTCGAGACCAAGGACCGCAAGGTCGATGTGTCTCCGATCGCGCTACATGTCAATGCACTGCCAAAAAGCACACAGCTTGTCGGTGATTTCAAACTTTCCTATGATATCAAAAAACATCAGGCACAAAGCTATGAACCCATTGCGATGAAAATCATTTTGGAAGGCGAGGGGTACCCTCCCGTACTGGAACGGCTCTATCCGGACGGAGATGACTTCACACTTTTTACGCAAAAACCCCTTGTGCAGAAAATACCGCTGAAAGATCATCTGAAATACAGGGTCACTTATATTATGGCACTCTCCCATGATAAAAGTTTCGACCTTCCGCCGCTCCAGCTTCATGCCTTTGACCCGAGATTAAAAAAAGCGTATCAGCTGACCATACCCAAACAGCATTTTGATATCACTCCGGCAGAGGTAAAGGATCTGGTTGACAAAACAGACAATCCCCAGCCCCTGCACTTTGACTTCTCCTGGCTCGGTTCTCTGCTGGGGTACATCGTGGTCTTTTTTGCAGGCTACATGACCGCCATATCACTGAAATGGAAACGTAAAGTCACGGCTGAGAAGATTGATCCTCTAATAGGGAAGGTGGAAGCCTGCAAAGATGAGAAAGCACTGATGCAACTGCTGATGGCAGTGGACAGTAAACGGTTTGAAAAGGCTATCAATGCTTTGGAAAAAAGCCTGTATGGCAAAGGAAAGACCAATTTCAAACAAATCAAACAGGAAGTATTGGAGAGCATGAAATGA
- the dapF gene encoding diaminopimelate epimerase, translated as MTVTKYSANGNDFVIFIAQEHADRSELAKKLCHRQNGVGADGMVVVLPHKKYDFEWEFYNSDGSEADMCGNASRAVAHFAHEKGISKDGKAEFLTGAGVIRATINGLYVVSDMVEPDIQRDDIDENGERWWLIDSGVPHLVAIQENIDSFDLTEARRLREKYNANVNICRLDGDTLYVRTYERGVEDETLACGTGMVACYIRLHKEGKVPDQVKVHPKSGDELYVSYENGVYRFGGKVTKTFIAETLI; from the coding sequence ATGACCGTGACCAAATATTCCGCCAACGGGAACGACTTTGTCATTTTCATTGCACAGGAGCATGCCGACAGGTCCGAACTTGCCAAAAAACTCTGTCACCGCCAGAATGGCGTTGGTGCCGATGGTATGGTAGTGGTCCTGCCGCACAAAAAATATGATTTCGAATGGGAGTTCTACAACTCCGATGGTTCCGAAGCAGACATGTGCGGCAATGCCAGCCGTGCCGTGGCCCATTTTGCCCATGAAAAAGGCATCTCCAAGGACGGGAAAGCGGAATTCCTGACCGGAGCAGGAGTTATTCGTGCCACGATCAACGGCCTCTATGTCGTCAGCGATATGGTCGAACCCGATATCCAGCGTGATGACATCGACGAAAACGGGGAGAGGTGGTGGCTTATCGATTCCGGTGTCCCTCACCTGGTCGCCATCCAAGAGAACATCGACAGCTTCGATCTCACCGAGGCACGCAGGCTCAGAGAGAAGTACAACGCAAATGTCAATATCTGTCGTCTGGACGGTGACACCCTTTATGTCAGGACCTATGAACGCGGAGTGGAAGACGAAACACTGGCCTGCGGAACAGGAATGGTCGCCTGCTACATCCGTCTGCACAAAGAAGGGAAAGTACCTGACCAGGTCAAAGTACACCCAAAAAGCGGTGACGAACTCTATGTAAGCTATGAAAATGGCGTGTACCGTTTTGGCGGGAAGGTTACCAAAACGTTCATCGCCGAAACACTGATATAG
- a CDS encoding DUF58 domain-containing protein, giving the protein MNTALKALQLKARHQVYTLLSGNNLSKLHGEGYDFSELREYQMGDDIRKINWTITAKLGKPYIKELHANRELSVVVAALMDGSLYFGTDNDKQKKLTETAVLLSYAAQVNGDIFTGIGYTQKETLLTPPTKQLFHVEHFSERLYETPLLGTEIDVEHALKDLFARLHKASLVFILGDFLEKLDLSLLAQKHEVIAVIIRHREEEFPKKLGEVTLRDPKSSEQTDTYFGRKSILRYSARLEENDTRLAEHFARYDIRSVKIFTDEEPLGKLMTLFR; this is encoded by the coding sequence ATGAATACCGCGTTAAAGGCACTCCAGCTTAAAGCCCGTCATCAGGTCTATACGCTTTTGAGCGGTAACAATCTCTCCAAACTGCATGGGGAAGGATATGATTTCTCGGAACTGCGTGAGTATCAGATGGGAGATGATATCCGGAAGATCAACTGGACCATTACGGCTAAACTGGGAAAGCCCTACATTAAAGAGCTGCATGCCAACCGTGAACTCTCTGTGGTGGTAGCTGCTTTGATGGATGGTTCGCTCTATTTTGGAACGGATAACGACAAACAGAAGAAACTTACCGAGACAGCCGTCCTGCTTTCCTATGCGGCACAGGTTAACGGGGATATCTTTACCGGTATCGGCTATACCCAGAAAGAGACCCTGCTGACCCCTCCGACTAAACAGCTCTTTCACGTGGAACACTTTTCCGAGAGACTGTATGAAACTCCTCTGCTCGGTACAGAAATAGATGTAGAACATGCTCTGAAGGATCTCTTTGCCCGTCTGCACAAAGCCTCCTTGGTATTCATACTGGGAGATTTCCTCGAAAAACTCGATCTTTCTTTACTGGCACAGAAACATGAAGTGATCGCTGTGATCATACGACATCGAGAAGAGGAATTCCCCAAAAAGCTGGGAGAAGTGACCCTGCGTGATCCCAAAAGTTCGGAACAGACCGATACCTATTTTGGCAGAAAAAGCATTCTGCGTTACAGCGCAAGACTGGAAGAGAACGATACAAGACTGGCGGAACATTTTGCCCGTTACGATATACGTTCAGTGAAAATCTTTACCGATGAAGAGCCTTTGGGGAAACTGATGACACTTTTCCGATAA
- the coaE gene encoding dephospho-CoA kinase (Dephospho-CoA kinase (CoaE) performs the final step in coenzyme A biosynthesis.), with translation MSFKYAIALTGGIATGKSTVSKIFEEEGFTVIDADKIAHQVLDASTDEVAELFGKELLLENGVDRKVLGAIIFKDTQKRKALEALLHPLIYEEILRLSKIEDKKKKPYLIDIPLFFETARYNTYKVIVVYAMQRQQIERAIRRDALPKEEVEHRIAAQIDIEEKKTKATYLIDNSRDESQLRQETMRVIYKIQKDFS, from the coding sequence ATGTCCTTCAAATACGCCATTGCCCTCACTGGAGGGATCGCTACCGGTAAAAGTACCGTTTCAAAGATCTTTGAAGAGGAAGGCTTTACCGTCATCGATGCAGATAAGATTGCCCATCAGGTTTTAGATGCGTCCACCGATGAGGTTGCCGAACTCTTTGGAAAAGAGTTGCTTCTGGAAAACGGGGTAGACAGAAAAGTGCTGGGTGCCATCATATTCAAAGATACTCAAAAACGCAAAGCCCTTGAAGCACTGCTGCATCCTCTTATCTACGAGGAGATCCTGCGGCTTTCCAAGATAGAGGATAAAAAAAAGAAGCCTTATCTGATAGACATACCTCTTTTTTTTGAGACAGCTCGCTATAATACTTACAAGGTCATTGTGGTTTACGCTATGCAAAGACAACAGATCGAACGGGCCATACGAAGAGACGCTCTCCCCAAAGAGGAGGTGGAGCACCGTATCGCAGCCCAGATCGACATAGAAGAAAAGAAAACCAAAGCAACCTACCTCATAGACAATAGCCGGGATGAATCACAGCTTCGTCAGGAGACGATGCGGGTCATCTACAAGATACAAAAGGATTTTTCATGA
- a CDS encoding helix-turn-helix transcriptional regulator has product MREEQPRKQNYRAKEAAEYLGVALSTIWLYAKQGRLTPIKLSPRITVFKKDELDNLGITA; this is encoded by the coding sequence ATGAGAGAAGAACAACCCCGTAAACAAAACTACAGAGCCAAAGAAGCAGCCGAGTATCTTGGAGTAGCCCTATCGACGATCTGGCTATATGCAAAGCAAGGACGCTTAACACCTATCAAACTATCCCCACGCATTACAGTATTCAAAAAAGATGAGCTGGACAATCTTGGAATAACCGCATAA
- a CDS encoding vWA domain-containing protein: MHFTFGSPFFLLLLLLLPCFLWCREHNRTYYFPKLEWAGRESALLSWEPWLKMLIYTFLVVALAKPFVYDAAGNQHKKGRDLVLAIDASGSMAQSGFDEKDRFKTKYETTLDLSADFIKHRFDDNMGVVIFGTFAYTASPLTYDLEAMESMLKMTTVGIAGESTAIGDALMQAMRTLSYGEAQSKAIILLTDGYHNAGRSSPKAAVAKAKEKGIKIYTIGVGKSSDYDAALLDTIAKESGGKSYAAASAAQLKEVYKEIDKLEPSPVRGENYLNQRLLIFFPLLAAFLLLLGWVLYPKRSVLPGGEK; this comes from the coding sequence ATGCATTTTACATTCGGCTCACCTTTTTTCCTCTTGTTGCTGTTGCTGCTACCCTGTTTTCTGTGGTGCAGAGAGCATAACAGGACCTATTACTTTCCCAAGCTTGAGTGGGCAGGCAGGGAAAGTGCCCTGCTGAGCTGGGAGCCCTGGCTGAAAATGCTGATCTATACTTTTCTTGTGGTTGCCCTGGCAAAGCCTTTTGTCTACGATGCCGCTGGAAACCAGCACAAAAAAGGACGTGATCTCGTTCTGGCGATCGATGCCAGCGGATCGATGGCGCAGAGCGGCTTCGATGAGAAGGACCGCTTCAAGACCAAATATGAAACGACTCTCGATCTCTCGGCAGATTTCATCAAACACCGCTTCGACGATAATATGGGTGTCGTGATCTTCGGTACATTTGCCTATACGGCTTCGCCTCTGACCTATGACCTCGAGGCGATGGAAAGTATGTTGAAGATGACCACGGTAGGCATTGCGGGAGAGAGTACGGCCATCGGGGATGCGTTGATGCAGGCGATGCGTACACTTTCCTACGGAGAAGCACAGAGCAAGGCGATCATCCTTTTAACGGACGGGTACCACAATGCCGGAAGGTCCTCTCCCAAAGCTGCCGTAGCGAAAGCAAAAGAAAAAGGGATAAAGATCTACACCATCGGGGTGGGAAAGTCGTCGGACTACGATGCGGCACTGCTGGATACCATCGCCAAAGAGAGCGGCGGGAAAAGTTATGCCGCTGCATCAGCTGCACAGCTCAAAGAAGTCTACAAGGAGATCGACAAACTGGAGCCCAGTCCGGTCAGGGGAGAGAACTACCTCAACCAGAGACTGTTGATCTTCTTCCCTCTTCTGGCGGCATTCCTGCTGCTGCTGGGATGGGTACTCTACCCAAAAAGAAGCGTGCTTCCGGGAGGTGAAAAATGA
- a CDS encoding vWA domain-containing protein: MSILHPGFLWLLIPLGILFFYREKKLTETVHLIILFLIVLALSRPVFIQGVEESLIEAQEYVIALDVSYSMRAKDLKPDRYIFAKGTIDSLLKKNEADNIMLIAFTSNPLLLSPPTTDHRMIEVALKSLNPEYILTKGTSLKKLFKKVASMPESEKNLLLMTDGGEESDLEGLAEQVRRSGIKLTILALGTKEGMTVENPDGSLLKDKEGHLVISRINPILETLASETDGTYLTAASTPEATADRVYKALKAQTESTEMITKKQHRYTELYQVPLFLAVVLFMMLHTRAVRFLVIALALLGIHAEASMLDGYRLNKAYSSYRAGDFNASKAYLKNVETPSLQSRFALGNIYYREGAYDKALKAYASIRSTSVQVKQKLYYNTANCYARKQAYEKAKIYYTKALQLGDDKDAKENLKLVALLADKKSAGLGIAHPKSQNSGASKSGEQEESSKKSRDEDQPSSGSGSGGENSKSKKEQAKRKLLLDSKAEQQPLSSKVYELINKGYIHETHPW, from the coding sequence ATGAGTATACTCCATCCCGGTTTTCTCTGGCTGCTCATTCCTCTGGGCATTCTCTTTTTTTACAGAGAGAAGAAGCTTACCGAGACAGTGCATCTGATCATCCTTTTCCTTATCGTGCTGGCACTCAGTCGTCCCGTTTTCATACAGGGGGTGGAAGAGAGTCTCATTGAGGCACAGGAGTATGTCATCGCACTGGATGTCTCCTATTCCATGCGTGCGAAAGACCTGAAGCCTGACCGTTATATCTTTGCCAAAGGGACCATCGATTCACTGCTGAAAAAGAATGAGGCGGATAACATCATGCTGATCGCTTTTACAAGCAATCCTCTGCTGCTCTCCCCTCCCACGACGGACCACAGGATGATAGAGGTCGCACTCAAGAGCCTGAACCCGGAGTATATCCTGACCAAAGGGACCTCCCTTAAAAAGCTTTTCAAAAAAGTTGCCTCGATGCCGGAAAGCGAGAAGAATCTGCTGCTGATGACAGATGGCGGGGAAGAAAGTGACCTTGAGGGGCTTGCCGAACAGGTCAGGCGTTCGGGCATAAAGCTGACGATACTGGCACTGGGTACCAAGGAGGGTATGACGGTGGAGAACCCTGACGGTTCCCTTCTGAAAGACAAAGAGGGACACCTGGTCATTTCCCGTATCAATCCGATACTGGAAACTCTGGCTTCCGAGACAGACGGAACGTATCTGACCGCTGCTTCCACCCCGGAAGCCACGGCTGACAGGGTATACAAAGCCCTGAAAGCACAGACAGAAAGTACAGAGATGATCACGAAGAAACAGCATCGCTACACGGAACTCTATCAGGTTCCGCTCTTCCTTGCTGTAGTGCTCTTTATGATGCTGCATACTCGCGCTGTGCGTTTTCTGGTGATCGCCCTGGCCCTTTTGGGTATACATGCGGAAGCTTCCATGCTGGACGGATACCGTTTGAACAAGGCATACAGCAGTTACCGTGCAGGAGACTTCAATGCGTCGAAAGCCTACCTCAAAAATGTGGAGACACCTTCTCTGCAGAGCCGTTTTGCTCTGGGAAATATTTATTACAGAGAGGGGGCGTATGACAAAGCACTGAAGGCCTATGCCTCTATCCGAAGCACTTCCGTACAGGTGAAACAGAAGCTGTATTACAATACGGCCAACTGCTATGCCAGGAAACAGGCGTATGAAAAAGCCAAAATATACTATACTAAGGCTTTGCAGCTTGGAGACGATAAGGATGCCAAAGAGAACCTGAAACTTGTGGCCCTGCTGGCGGACAAAAAGTCCGCCGGTCTGGGTATTGCCCATCCCAAGTCGCAGAACAGCGGAGCCTCCAAAAGCGGAGAGCAGGAAGAGAGTAGCAAAAAGAGCCGGGATGAGGACCAGCCCAGTTCAGGCAGCGGCAGCGGAGGAGAGAACAGCAAGAGCAAAAAAGAGCAGGCGAAGCGCAAACTGCTGCTCGATTCCAAGGCAGAACAGCAGCCGCTGAGTTCCAAGGTCTATGAGCTTATCAATAAAGGATACATTCATGAAACACATCCCTGGTAG
- a CDS encoding L,D-transpeptidase family protein has protein sequence MKRLQKLIHLLLGTAVISLFLFSGSAAAKTADIAFSEKASDMMIQALKPEPDKSFLKQLYTELFYLPIWIKKDKPSKVSQELFDIIKSDRSLERTTNLYQNALSLEEEMHQLYDYPSSIVQKINWEFKMSQLYEEYANYVIYGSINWGALQARLSNLRVSAITAGWITYKPDSSPLQVAENAVLMGSLKKAFQEAEPRKYHYRALRKYLDKYIAIKENGGWPTVNIKGVLRPGHRNPAVPDLRERLLITGDYIPCDESDESDLYDNCLKKAVIRFQKRNGLSAKGVIGKNTLKALNQTVDERITIIKINLDRIKWLHERPDNRHIIINIPDYRLYYEVNGKLKMTMKVIVGKRKNPTPIFSNRVKSVVLNPYWNVPKSIIQKEMIPKLLRNPHAMAGQGIDIYTGWGKDAKKVSGGSVNWAQYRYSKTVPYRFAQRPGNRNALGRIKFLFPNQFHVYMHDTPTKYLFKRDKRSYSHGCIRLEKPKLMMETIASFNPSLELDKAYKILKSKKNTYFSLENTIPIDVVYLTAWVDYDGKLQFRDDVYKYDELMIASVRRW, from the coding sequence ATGAAACGCTTACAAAAACTGATTCATCTCTTGCTCGGCACTGCCGTCATCTCCCTTTTTCTCTTTTCAGGAAGTGCAGCAGCCAAAACGGCGGATATCGCTTTCAGCGAGAAGGCTTCGGACATGATGATCCAGGCACTGAAACCGGAACCCGACAAAAGCTTTCTCAAGCAGCTCTATACAGAGCTTTTCTACCTTCCCATCTGGATCAAAAAAGACAAGCCCTCCAAAGTAAGCCAGGAGCTCTTTGACATCATCAAATCTGACAGATCCCTGGAGAGAACGACGAACCTCTACCAGAATGCCCTCTCCCTCGAAGAAGAGATGCATCAGCTCTACGACTACCCAAGCAGTATCGTGCAGAAGATCAACTGGGAGTTCAAGATGAGCCAGCTCTATGAAGAGTATGCCAACTACGTCATTTACGGCAGTATCAACTGGGGTGCCCTGCAGGCGAGGCTCTCAAACCTGCGTGTCTCCGCCATCACTGCGGGGTGGATCACCTACAAACCCGACAGCAGTCCTCTGCAAGTTGCGGAAAATGCCGTGCTTATGGGAAGCCTGAAGAAAGCATTTCAGGAAGCAGAACCCCGAAAGTACCATTACAGAGCCCTCAGGAAATATCTTGACAAATATATCGCCATCAAAGAGAACGGCGGCTGGCCGACCGTCAACATCAAAGGTGTTCTCCGACCGGGCCACAGGAACCCCGCCGTACCGGACCTCAGAGAACGCCTGCTGATCACCGGGGACTACATTCCCTGCGATGAGAGTGATGAGAGCGACCTTTATGACAACTGTCTCAAAAAGGCGGTCATACGCTTTCAGAAACGCAACGGGCTGAGCGCCAAAGGTGTCATAGGCAAGAACACGCTCAAAGCACTCAACCAAACCGTAGATGAACGTATTACCATCATTAAAATTAACCTGGACCGGATCAAATGGCTGCATGAGCGTCCGGACAACAGGCATATCATCATCAACATCCCCGATTACCGGCTTTACTATGAAGTGAACGGGAAACTGAAAATGACGATGAAGGTCATTGTAGGAAAACGTAAGAACCCCACACCGATCTTCTCAAACCGTGTCAAAAGCGTCGTACTCAATCCCTACTGGAACGTACCCAAGAGTATTATCCAGAAAGAGATGATCCCCAAACTACTGAGAAATCCGCATGCCATGGCGGGGCAGGGTATCGACATTTACACCGGATGGGGGAAAGATGCCAAAAAGGTAAGTGGAGGCTCGGTCAACTGGGCGCAGTACCGCTACAGCAAGACCGTTCCCTACCGTTTTGCCCAGAGACCCGGAAACAGGAACGCCCTGGGGCGCATCAAGTTCCTCTTCCCCAACCAGTTCCATGTCTACATGCACGATACACCGACCAAATACCTGTTCAAACGGGATAAAAGGTCCTACAGTCACGGCTGCATCCGGCTGGAGAAACCCAAGCTGATGATGGAGACCATCGCCTCTTTCAACCCCAGTCTCGAACTGGACAAAGCGTACAAGATCCTCAAGAGCAAGAAGAACACCTATTTCTCTCTGGAGAACACCATCCCCATCGATGTGGTCTACCTCACCGCCTGGGTCGACTACGACGGGAAACTGCAATTCAGGGATGATGTCTACAAATACGACGAACTGATGATCGCTTCAGTACGTAGATGGTAA